In Dromiciops gliroides isolate mDroGli1 chromosome 5, mDroGli1.pri, whole genome shotgun sequence, the following are encoded in one genomic region:
- the PCBP2 gene encoding poly(rC)-binding protein 2 isoform X3 codes for MDTGVIEGGLNVTLTIRLLMHGKEVGSIIGKKGESVKKMREESGARINISEGNCPERIITLAGPTNAIFKAFAMIIDKLEEDISSSMTNSTAASRPPVTLRLVVPASQCGSLIGKGGCKIKEIRESTGAQVQVAGDMLPNSTERAITIAGIPQSIIECVKQICVVMLESPPKGVTIPYRPKPSSSPVIFAGGQDRYSTGSDSASFPHTTPSMCLNPDLEGPPLEAYTIQGQYAIPQPDLTKLHQLAMQQSHFPMTHGNTGFSGIESSSPEVKGYWAGLDASAQTTSHELTIPNDLIGCIIGRQGAKINEIRQMSGAQIKIANPVEGSTDRQVTITGSAASISLAQYLINVSLENAKPSSQAASVTIPDHLSINLSQPSTPSSSSSSSTTTPSLATAGTSDAPSSLPNPLPTAPCVSSLLGMKPIPLLALNVVSAAKGPGASAATTTTSAVPCVTNKLKAEKQRFSPY; via the exons ATGGACACCGGTGTGATTGAAGGTGGATTAAATGTCACTCTCACCATCCGGCTACTTATGCATGGAAAG GAAGTTGGAAGCATTATTGGAAAG AAAGGAGAATCAGTCAAGAAGATGCGTGAAGAG AGTGGTGCGCGTATCAACATTTCAGAAGGGAATTGTCCTGAGAGAATAATTACTCTGGCTGGACCCACCAATGCCATCTTTAAAGCCTTTGCTATGATCATTGACAAACTGGAAGAG GACATCAGCAGCTCTATGACCAATAGTACAGCTGCCAGTAGACCCCCAGTCACCCTGAGGCTTGTGGTCCCTGCTAGCCAGTGTGGCTCTCTCATTGGAAAAGGAGGATGCAAGATCAAGGAAATAAGAGAG AGTACAGGGGCTCAGGTCCAGGTGGCAGGGGATATGCTACCAAACTCAACTGAGCGGGCCATCACTATTGCTGGCATCCCGCAATCTATCATTGAGTGTGTCAAACAGATCTGCGTGGTCATGTTGGAG TCTCCCCCGAAGGGCGTGACCATCCCGTACCGGCCCAAGCCGTCCAGCTCTCCAGTCATCTTTGCAGGTGGTCAG GACAGGTACAGCACAGGCAGCGACAGTGCGAGCTTTCCCCACACCACCCCGTCCATGTGCCTCAACCCTGACCTGGAGGGACCACCTCTAGAG GCCTATACCATTCAAGGACAGTATGCCATTCCACAGCCAGAT TTGACCAAGCTGCACCAGTTGGCAATGCAACAGTCTCACTTTCCCATGACGCATGGCAACACCGGATTCAGTG GCATTGAATCCAGCTCTCCAGAGGTGAAAGGCTATTGGg CAGGTTTGGATGCATCTGCTCAGACTACTTCTCATGAACTCACCATTCCAAATGAC TTAATTGGCTGCATAATCGGGCGTCAAGGCGCCAAAATCAATGAGATTCGTCAGATGTCTGGGGCTCAGATCAAAATTGCCAATCCAGTGGAAGGATCTACTGATAGGCAGGTTACCATCACTGGATCTGCTGCCAGCATTAGCCTGGCCCAGTATCTAATCAATGTCAG TTTAGAAAACGCTAAACCCTCCTCCCAGGCAGCCTCCGTCACGATCCCTGATCACCTCAGCATCAACCTCTCTCAACCCTccaccccttcttcttcttcttcctcctccaccaccaccccctcgcTCGCCACAGCGGGGACCTCCGACGCACCCTCCAGCCTCCCCAACCCTCTTCCGACCGCCCCTTGTGTCTCCAGTCTGCTTGGCATGAAACCCATCCCTCTCCTGGCTCTAAATGTTGTGTCTGCTGCTAAGGGTCCCGGGGCTTcggctgccaccaccaccacctctgccGTGCCATGCGTAACTAACAAACTGAAAGCTGAGAAACAGAGATTTTCTCCCTACTGA
- the PCBP2 gene encoding poly(rC)-binding protein 2 isoform X9, which produces MDTGVIEGGLNVTLTIRLLMHGKEVGSIIGKKGESVKKMREESGARINISEGNCPERIITLAGPTNAIFKAFAMIIDKLEEDISSSMTNSTAASRPPVTLRLVVPASQCGSLIGKGGCKIKEIRESTGAQVQVAGDMLPNSTERAITIAGIPQSIIECVKQICVVMLETLSQSPPKGVTIPYRPKPSSSPVIFAGGQAYTIQGQYAIPQPDLTKLHQLAMQQSHFPMTHGNTGFSGLDASAQTTSHELTIPNDLIGCIIGRQGAKINEIRQMSGAQIKIANPVEGSTDRQVTITGSAASISLAQYLINVSLENAKPSSQAASVTIPDHLSINLSQPSTPSSSSSSSTTTPSLATAGTSDAPSSLPNPLPTAPCVSSLLGMKPIPLLALNVVSAAKGPGASAATTTTSAVPCVTNKLKAEKQRFSPY; this is translated from the exons ATGGACACCGGTGTGATTGAAGGTGGATTAAATGTCACTCTCACCATCCGGCTACTTATGCATGGAAAG GAAGTTGGAAGCATTATTGGAAAG AAAGGAGAATCAGTCAAGAAGATGCGTGAAGAG AGTGGTGCGCGTATCAACATTTCAGAAGGGAATTGTCCTGAGAGAATAATTACTCTGGCTGGACCCACCAATGCCATCTTTAAAGCCTTTGCTATGATCATTGACAAACTGGAAGAG GACATCAGCAGCTCTATGACCAATAGTACAGCTGCCAGTAGACCCCCAGTCACCCTGAGGCTTGTGGTCCCTGCTAGCCAGTGTGGCTCTCTCATTGGAAAAGGAGGATGCAAGATCAAGGAAATAAGAGAG AGTACAGGGGCTCAGGTCCAGGTGGCAGGGGATATGCTACCAAACTCAACTGAGCGGGCCATCACTATTGCTGGCATCCCGCAATCTATCATTGAGTGTGTCAAACAGATCTGCGTGGTCATGTTGGAG actcTCTCCCAGTCTCCCCCGAAGGGCGTGACCATCCCGTACCGGCCCAAGCCGTCCAGCTCTCCAGTCATCTTTGCAGGTGGTCAG GCCTATACCATTCAAGGACAGTATGCCATTCCACAGCCAGAT TTGACCAAGCTGCACCAGTTGGCAATGCAACAGTCTCACTTTCCCATGACGCATGGCAACACCGGATTCAGTG GTTTGGATGCATCTGCTCAGACTACTTCTCATGAACTCACCATTCCAAATGAC TTAATTGGCTGCATAATCGGGCGTCAAGGCGCCAAAATCAATGAGATTCGTCAGATGTCTGGGGCTCAGATCAAAATTGCCAATCCAGTGGAAGGATCTACTGATAGGCAGGTTACCATCACTGGATCTGCTGCCAGCATTAGCCTGGCCCAGTATCTAATCAATGTCAG TTTAGAAAACGCTAAACCCTCCTCCCAGGCAGCCTCCGTCACGATCCCTGATCACCTCAGCATCAACCTCTCTCAACCCTccaccccttcttcttcttcttcctcctccaccaccaccccctcgcTCGCCACAGCGGGGACCTCCGACGCACCCTCCAGCCTCCCCAACCCTCTTCCGACCGCCCCTTGTGTCTCCAGTCTGCTTGGCATGAAACCCATCCCTCTCCTGGCTCTAAATGTTGTGTCTGCTGCTAAGGGTCCCGGGGCTTcggctgccaccaccaccacctctgccGTGCCATGCGTAACTAACAAACTGAAAGCTGAGAAACAGAGATTTTCTCCCTACTGA